Proteins encoded in a region of the Pseudothermotoga elfii DSM 9442 = NBRC 107921 genome:
- a CDS encoding DMT family transporter codes for MKLLIALLTNSLANIFVKLGASSYRETGSFSSFFFHCLKNFYIWLGLLFFGLSFVFYSLSLTKTKLSTAYPIMTGAGFIIVTVASILLFKENISSLKIVGILLIATGIWLVSVT; via the coding sequence ATGAAACTCTTAATAGCTCTACTGACAAATTCGCTTGCCAACATTTTTGTAAAACTTGGCGCTTCTTCTTATCGAGAAACCGGGAGTTTTTCATCATTCTTTTTTCATTGTCTTAAAAACTTTTATATCTGGCTTGGCTTACTGTTCTTTGGCCTGTCTTTTGTATTTTACAGTTTGTCTTTAACGAAAACAAAACTCAGTACAGCTTACCCTATTATGACCGGCGCAGGCTTTATAATAGTTACTGTTGCTTCAATTCTACTGTTCAAGGAAAACATATCTTCCCTGAAAATTGTCGGCATTTTACTGATAGCTACTGGCATATGGCTTGTATCCGTAACGTGA
- a CDS encoding decaprenyl-phosphate phosphoribosyltransferase, with translation MKILLKLIRPKHWIKNLFVVIPIVFAKKIFDPVFLSNSFITFAAFCLLSSGVYIMNDIKDAPFDRLHPAKKNRPIASGLFDEKKAKLLVFILIILSLSIGFLQNLYVLICLCCYFLLNTFYTFKGKSIPLLDVLLISTGFALRVIAGSYSIDSRPSGWLVTSAFFLALFLGFGKRRGEITKYNNHGHRFVLKYYDENLLGNVMISTGTAAMVLYSLYTLDSKTVEQFSTDKLYYTIPFVVYGIFRYIFLLLKNGEAEPTEVILKDKGMILSIFLWFVSVVIVLYFGGS, from the coding sequence TTGAAAATTCTTCTAAAGTTGATAAGGCCAAAACACTGGATAAAAAATCTTTTTGTAGTTATTCCTATCGTTTTTGCAAAAAAGATATTTGACCCCGTTTTTCTGTCAAACTCATTTATCACATTCGCTGCTTTTTGCCTTCTGTCAAGCGGTGTATACATCATGAACGATATTAAAGATGCACCATTTGACAGATTGCATCCTGCAAAGAAAAATAGGCCTATTGCTTCGGGGCTGTTTGATGAAAAAAAAGCAAAATTATTGGTGTTTATTCTGATTATTCTTTCTCTTTCAATAGGATTTTTGCAGAATTTGTATGTTTTGATATGCCTTTGTTGCTATTTTTTATTGAATACTTTTTACACATTCAAGGGCAAAAGCATTCCTTTACTGGATGTATTGTTAATATCTACTGGCTTTGCGCTGAGAGTGATAGCTGGAAGTTATTCAATAGATTCCAGGCCATCTGGCTGGCTTGTAACAAGTGCGTTTTTCCTTGCTCTTTTCCTTGGATTTGGGAAAAGAAGAGGGGAAATAACAAAATATAACAATCATGGCCACAGATTTGTTTTGAAGTATTATGATGAGAATTTACTCGGTAATGTAATGATTTCAACAGGAACTGCAGCCATGGTTCTGTACTCACTTTACACACTTGACTCGAAAACAGTTGAGCAGTTCAGCACAGATAAACTTTATTACACTATTCCTTTCGTTGTTTATGGGATTTTCAGATACATTTTCTTGCTCCTGAAAAATGGTGAAGCTGAACCAACCGAGGTAATTTTGAAAGACAAAGGAATGATTCTTTCAATCTTTTTGTGGTTTGTATCGGTAGTTATCGTTCTGTATTTTGGAGGTAGTTAA
- a CDS encoding ABC transporter ATP-binding protein, whose product MAQVDLEKVTKVYDNKVVAVKEATLTVQDKEFVVLLGPSGCGKTTTLRMIAGLEEITSGTIKIDGKVVNDVEPKDRDIAMVFQNYALYPHMTVYENMAFGLKLRKFPKDEIERRVKEAAKILGIEQLLDRKPRQLSGGQRQRVAVGRAIVRNPKVFLFDEPLSNLDAKLRVQMRSELKKLHHRLNATIVYVTHDQVEAMTMANKIVVMKDGIIQQIGSPNEIYNMPANMFVAGFIGSPAMNFINATLVAENGGIWVKTTGFKVKVVKEHEQTLEKWIDKEVVFGIRPENIFDKLFAMAPQPENTIQGTVDVVEPLGSETLLHVTAGEDSLVAKVDPRTKAQEGEKIDLVFDMNTIHVFDKETQQAII is encoded by the coding sequence ATGGCTCAAGTAGATCTCGAGAAAGTCACAAAGGTGTATGACAACAAAGTAGTGGCAGTAAAAGAAGCAACCTTAACGGTACAGGACAAGGAATTTGTTGTTCTTCTTGGTCCTTCAGGATGTGGAAAAACAACAACACTTAGAATGATTGCGGGTCTTGAAGAAATCACTTCCGGAACTATCAAAATTGACGGGAAAGTTGTCAATGATGTCGAGCCAAAAGATAGAGACATCGCTATGGTTTTTCAGAATTATGCACTTTATCCGCATATGACAGTTTATGAAAACATGGCATTCGGTTTGAAGCTCAGGAAATTTCCAAAAGATGAGATTGAAAGAAGAGTTAAAGAAGCTGCCAAAATACTTGGTATAGAGCAGCTTCTTGACAGAAAACCAAGACAGCTTTCCGGTGGTCAAAGACAGCGTGTTGCCGTTGGAAGGGCAATCGTTAGAAATCCAAAAGTCTTTTTATTTGACGAACCTTTGTCAAACCTTGATGCAAAACTGAGAGTACAGATGAGAAGCGAATTGAAGAAGTTGCATCACAGGCTTAATGCAACAATTGTTTATGTTACTCACGATCAGGTTGAAGCTATGACAATGGCAAACAAAATAGTCGTTATGAAAGATGGCATAATCCAGCAGATAGGTTCTCCAAACGAGATATACAACATGCCGGCGAACATGTTTGTGGCCGGGTTCATAGGAAGCCCTGCTATGAATTTCATAAACGCAACCCTGGTAGCTGAAAATGGCGGGATCTGGGTTAAAACGACCGGTTTCAAAGTAAAAGTTGTTAAAGAACATGAACAAACGCTGGAAAAATGGATCGACAAAGAAGTTGTTTTTGGTATAAGACCTGAGAATATATTTGACAAACTTTTTGCGATGGCTCCTCAGCCAGAAAATACTATTCAAGGTACAGTAGATGTTGTTGAACCTCTTGGAAGCGAAACCTTGTTGCATGTTACTGCCGGGGAAGATTCTCTGGTCGCGAAAGTTGATCCAAGAACAAAGGCCCAGGAGGGTGAAAAAATAGATCTCGTTTTTGATATGAACACGATCCACGTGTTTGACAAAGAAACTCAGCAAGCCATAATTTGA
- a CDS encoding type II toxin-antitoxin system prevent-host-death family antitoxin: MRSKRSEKFYSIAQAKAKLSEVVKESQKDDVLITKNGVPYAALIGYERYRKISKLMDDLYDLYLLEVGDPSKFAEISSDKMLDEDFEEV; this comes from the coding sequence TTGCGCAGTAAAAGAAGTGAGAAATTTTACAGCATAGCTCAGGCGAAGGCAAAATTATCCGAAGTTGTCAAAGAATCTCAAAAAGATGATGTTCTTATAACAAAAAATGGGGTGCCGTATGCAGCTTTAATCGGTTATGAGAGATACAGGAAGATATCCAAATTAATGGATGATCTCTATGATTTATATCTGCTCGAAGTAGGAGATCCATCAAAATTTGCCGAGATTAGTTCTGACAAAATGCTTGACGAAGATTTTGAGGAGGTGTAG
- the ftcD gene encoding glutamate formimidoyltransferase codes for MKIVESVPNFSEGRREEVVKEIISQAEGVKGVWILDWSMDIDHNRSVVTLVGSPEPLLDVLFKMTKKAAELIDLRNHRGEHPRMGATDVIPLVPVMGTNMPECVDLSKKLAKRIGEELKIPVYLYEKSATNPHRENLSEIRKGEFEGFFEKIKDPSWKPDFGPENVHPTAGVVAVGAREYLIAFNVNLGTDKIEIAEKIAKAVRYISGGYRYVKAIAVDLKEKGIVQVSMNMTNYRKSPLYRVLETIRREAARYGVPVVGTEIIGMVPMQALIDTAQFYLQLDDFSPSRVIEGCVLEILAKEGAKLSE; via the coding sequence GTGAAAATCGTAGAATCTGTACCAAATTTCAGCGAAGGTAGACGCGAAGAAGTTGTCAAAGAAATAATTTCTCAGGCCGAAGGGGTTAAAGGTGTCTGGATACTTGATTGGTCTATGGATATCGATCACAACCGATCTGTTGTAACACTCGTTGGCTCACCAGAGCCATTGCTCGATGTTCTGTTCAAGATGACTAAAAAAGCTGCTGAACTGATAGATTTACGCAATCACAGGGGAGAACATCCCAGAATGGGGGCGACAGACGTGATTCCTCTGGTCCCAGTTATGGGTACAAATATGCCGGAGTGTGTTGATTTGTCTAAAAAACTGGCTAAAAGAATAGGTGAAGAACTTAAAATACCTGTCTATTTGTATGAGAAATCTGCGACAAATCCACATAGAGAGAATCTCTCTGAAATAAGAAAGGGAGAGTTCGAAGGCTTTTTTGAAAAAATAAAAGATCCTTCCTGGAAACCAGATTTTGGTCCAGAAAATGTTCATCCAACAGCTGGAGTTGTTGCGGTTGGTGCAAGAGAGTATTTGATTGCCTTTAACGTGAATCTCGGAACCGATAAAATTGAGATAGCTGAAAAAATTGCAAAAGCTGTCAGATACATAAGTGGCGGGTATCGATATGTAAAAGCCATAGCCGTGGACCTCAAGGAAAAAGGAATTGTCCAGGTTTCGATGAATATGACGAACTACAGAAAAAGTCCACTGTACCGGGTTTTGGAAACTATAAGAAGAGAAGCTGCAAGATATGGTGTGCCAGTTGTGGGGACAGAGATTATAGGCATGGTTCCAATGCAAGCTTTAATTGATACAGCTCAGTTTTATCTGCAGCTTGATGATTTCAGCCCCAGCAGAGTTATAGAAGGTTGTGTCCTGGAAATTCTGGCAAAAGAAGGTGCAAAGCTCAGTGAATGA
- the hutI gene encoding imidazolonepropionase — translation MNEVVIRAKKLYTPLGINPKRGREMANLFVKEDVYIHIVNDRIVDISHSRPDFNGIYLYGDLVIPGLIDCHTHIPFYGYRESDFLRRSSGLSYLQIHNSGGGIYESVSKLRSASFDDLVRFNLKLINRLFRKGVTTLEGKTGYGLDTENELKQLKVLEVLNKLSPAEIIPTFMGAHSVPKEKDQDSYVNDLISMLDLIKNRCTFVDIFCDEGAFDVDHASKYLMAAKERGYKVRVHADEIKNTQATKLAVKLGAISAEHLIKIDEDSIKSISQSNTIAVLLPATSFYINESYAPARKLIDSNAIVSLASDFNPGSSAVIEPSFVMNISVKNLKMTPQEILTAFTLNAACVLSLSDRLGSVEIGKQADLLIYNDADLETITYLIGIQPDYVIKRGEIFEN, via the coding sequence GTGAATGAAGTTGTAATTCGCGCAAAGAAACTCTATACACCGCTTGGTATAAATCCAAAACGTGGCAGAGAAATGGCAAACCTTTTTGTAAAAGAAGATGTGTACATTCATATTGTAAATGACAGGATAGTCGATATTTCGCATTCAAGACCAGATTTTAATGGCATCTATTTGTATGGAGATCTTGTGATCCCGGGACTTATAGATTGTCACACGCACATACCCTTCTATGGTTACAGAGAAAGCGATTTTCTAAGAAGATCCTCCGGGTTGTCTTATCTTCAGATTCACAATTCAGGTGGAGGTATATATGAAAGTGTTTCGAAACTCAGAAGTGCTTCTTTTGATGATTTAGTTCGGTTCAACCTTAAATTAATTAACAGACTTTTCAGAAAAGGTGTCACTACTTTAGAAGGGAAAACAGGCTATGGATTGGATACAGAAAACGAACTGAAACAGCTTAAAGTGCTCGAGGTTCTGAACAAATTGAGCCCAGCTGAGATTATTCCAACGTTCATGGGAGCACATTCTGTCCCAAAGGAGAAAGATCAGGACAGTTATGTAAATGATCTGATATCTATGCTTGACTTGATAAAAAATAGATGCACTTTTGTCGATATCTTTTGTGATGAGGGGGCTTTTGATGTTGACCATGCATCGAAATATTTGATGGCAGCAAAGGAAAGAGGATATAAGGTTCGTGTACATGCTGACGAAATAAAAAACACCCAGGCCACAAAATTAGCTGTAAAACTTGGTGCAATCTCAGCTGAGCACCTAATTAAAATAGACGAAGATTCAATAAAATCAATTTCTCAAAGCAATACAATAGCTGTTTTGTTACCAGCAACGAGTTTTTATATAAATGAGTCCTACGCCCCCGCCAGAAAATTAATTGATAGCAACGCAATAGTTTCACTGGCAAGTGATTTTAATCCAGGATCATCTGCGGTGATCGAACCATCTTTCGTAATGAATATATCAGTAAAGAACTTGAAAATGACACCGCAGGAAATATTAACTGCCTTTACTCTAAATGCTGCATGCGTACTTTCGTTATCTGATCGGCTTGGAAGTGTAGAGATTGGAAAGCAGGCAGATCTGCTAATTTACAACGATGCGGATTTGGAAACAATAACTTATCTGATAGGTATACAACCCGATTACGTAATAAAAAGGGGAGAAATTTTTGAAAATTGA
- a CDS encoding 23S rRNA (pseudouridine(1915)-N(3))-methyltransferase RlmH, whose amino-acid sequence MKIEIVVIGKLKEYIRPAVKEYIKMLSSFAEIKLTQIKHAKGYKDFDKSLKKEAEGIISQLKESDYVILLDQSGRSCDSISFANHFHQLIQINSSIVFVIGGPFGVDESLKKRANELLSLSDLTFTHQLAVVILLEQLFRAFKIINNQKYHY is encoded by the coding sequence TTGAAAATTGAAATTGTCGTAATTGGAAAATTAAAAGAATACATTAGGCCAGCTGTCAAGGAGTATATTAAAATGCTGAGCTCTTTTGCAGAAATTAAATTGACTCAAATCAAGCATGCGAAAGGTTACAAAGATTTTGATAAATCTCTGAAAAAAGAAGCAGAAGGTATAATTTCACAATTAAAAGAATCTGATTATGTTATCCTCTTAGATCAGTCCGGGAGAAGTTGTGATTCTATTTCTTTTGCGAATCATTTTCACCAGCTTATTCAGATTAATTCATCGATAGTATTTGTTATAGGCGGACCTTTTGGAGTAGACGAATCTTTGAAAAAAAGGGCGAATGAACTTTTATCGCTTTCTGATTTAACCTTTACACATCAATTAGCAGTGGTAATTCTCTTGGAACAGTTATTCAGAGCTTTCAAGATCATAAACAATCAGAAGTATCATTATTAG
- a CDS encoding hemolysin family protein, with translation MDDSASSGSIVLQIVAIIGLLALSAMFSASETALTSMSRLRLLKKDEKESIHKVNRLLTASLVMNNFVNLMFSSLITILFINLFMNLNENLVALIGTVFTTILVLIFGEITPKIYAREYSEKVYQRAEKMLKVCEKLLGPLIKLLLAISNKIVKFFGGEAMEDAPFITSEDIITAVNLGEEKGTIDHQEGLIVERTFQMSETTIREIMTPRVDVVAIEENASLFDLMELVDEEGYSRIPVYREDIDNIIGVCYAKDIVGYIQQHGTDELSKKKVKEIIREPLFVPETMNVSTLLKIFKEKKIHIAIVVDEFGGTAGIVTLEDILEELIGEIMDEYDHDEVSGIKKISENTYLINATTPINDIERELDVDFEETEHETLSGYLLEIFRRIPSVGEEVDVDLFHFKIVAATKNRIERVLMTIKRRDEIEQR, from the coding sequence GTGGACGACTCAGCCAGTAGCGGTTCAATCGTACTCCAGATTGTCGCAATAATCGGTCTTTTAGCTTTATCAGCAATGTTTTCAGCCTCTGAAACAGCGCTGACGTCGATGAGCAGGCTCAGACTTCTGAAAAAAGATGAGAAAGAGAGTATTCACAAAGTAAATCGTCTTTTAACAGCTTCTCTTGTGATGAACAACTTCGTAAACCTCATGTTTTCGTCTCTAATAACGATCCTTTTCATCAATCTGTTCATGAATCTGAATGAAAATCTGGTGGCTCTAATTGGCACAGTTTTTACGACTATCCTTGTGCTAATTTTTGGAGAAATAACACCAAAGATATACGCAAGAGAGTACTCAGAAAAGGTTTACCAGAGAGCGGAAAAAATGCTCAAGGTGTGTGAAAAACTCCTGGGCCCTCTGATCAAATTACTTCTTGCCATCAGCAATAAAATAGTAAAGTTTTTTGGTGGAGAAGCTATGGAAGATGCACCTTTTATAACATCTGAAGATATAATAACAGCCGTAAATCTGGGAGAAGAAAAAGGTACTATAGATCATCAGGAAGGGCTCATTGTGGAACGAACTTTCCAAATGAGCGAAACCACGATAAGAGAGATAATGACTCCTCGTGTAGATGTTGTTGCAATTGAAGAAAATGCTTCATTATTTGACCTTATGGAGTTAGTAGACGAAGAGGGATACTCAAGAATACCTGTTTACAGAGAAGATATAGACAACATAATTGGCGTTTGTTATGCCAAAGATATTGTAGGTTATATTCAGCAACATGGTACAGACGAACTCAGCAAGAAAAAGGTTAAAGAAATTATAAGAGAACCGCTATTTGTTCCAGAAACTATGAATGTGAGCACTCTGCTGAAAATTTTTAAAGAAAAGAAAATACACATTGCAATAGTAGTAGATGAATTTGGTGGTACAGCAGGTATCGTGACGTTAGAGGATATTTTAGAAGAACTCATTGGAGAAATAATGGATGAGTACGACCATGATGAAGTCAGTGGAATAAAAAAAATAAGTGAAAACACCTACTTGATAAACGCAACAACTCCTATAAATGATATAGAAAGGGAACTTGATGTAGATTTTGAAGAGACAGAACACGAAACACTCTCCGGATATCTGCTGGAGATCTTCAGAAGAATCCCATCGGTTGGCGAAGAAGTCGATGTAGATCTTTTCCATTTCAAAATTGTTGCAGCAACGAAAAATAGAATTGAGCGAGTCCTGATGACCATAAAAAGGAGAGATGAAATTGAACAACGATGA
- the cdd gene encoding cytidine deaminase, with product MKLNNDELIELAIDAMKRAYVPYSNFRVGAVVVSKSGKIFTGCNVENASYGLSICAERVAIFSTIASGEEIEKLVVVADTPQPVSPCGACRQVMSEFGDFEVVLANTNGDIITTKVSDLLPHAFKFQRW from the coding sequence ATGAAATTGAACAACGATGAATTGATAGAACTGGCCATTGATGCTATGAAAAGGGCATATGTGCCATATTCAAATTTCAGAGTAGGTGCTGTTGTTGTATCAAAGAGCGGAAAGATATTTACAGGGTGCAATGTTGAAAATGCTTCATATGGGTTAAGCATATGCGCTGAGAGGGTTGCTATATTCAGTACCATAGCATCTGGAGAAGAAATTGAAAAGCTTGTTGTTGTTGCAGATACTCCACAACCTGTGAGCCCATGTGGCGCTTGCAGGCAGGTAATGAGTGAGTTTGGAGATTTTGAAGTTGTCCTGGCAAACACTAACGGTGATATCATTACCACAAAGGTATCAGATTTATTGCCTCATGCTTTTAAATTTCAGAGGTGGTGA
- the era gene encoding GTPase Era: MNSGFVTLVGRPNAGKSSLINSFIGRKVLIVSEKPQTTRNKIRCIYTDSDHQIIFTDTPGIHKPVHRLGEFMVKAAIQAMKGVDLVLFVVDATKGFGEPEKRICDLVKLSKTETFLVINKIDLAKNYEFLAKTIVSECDCFSKVFFTSVVKNEGIEELLQAIKNCMPEGPMYFPENMLIDRPISFQIAEIIREKVLLFTREEIPHCVAVIVDTMEKRQNNLLYVAATIYVERNSQKGIIIGKNGNMLKQIGTLSRIEIESIVGSKVYLDLHVKVKKNWRDKDFIILNEIGMKDEIE, translated from the coding sequence TTGAACTCTGGCTTCGTCACCCTCGTGGGCAGACCAAATGCAGGTAAATCAAGCCTGATAAACAGTTTTATTGGCAGAAAGGTGCTCATTGTTTCTGAAAAACCCCAAACAACAAGAAATAAAATAAGATGTATTTACACCGATTCAGATCACCAGATAATCTTCACAGATACGCCGGGTATACATAAACCAGTGCATAGACTTGGAGAATTTATGGTCAAAGCAGCTATTCAGGCAATGAAAGGTGTGGACCTTGTACTATTTGTTGTAGATGCAACTAAGGGTTTTGGCGAACCAGAAAAAAGAATATGCGATCTCGTTAAACTTTCTAAAACGGAAACTTTTCTGGTTATCAACAAAATAGATTTGGCAAAAAACTATGAATTTCTCGCAAAAACAATTGTGAGTGAATGCGACTGCTTTTCAAAGGTTTTTTTCACCAGTGTTGTCAAAAATGAGGGTATTGAAGAACTTCTTCAGGCAATTAAAAATTGTATGCCCGAAGGTCCCATGTATTTTCCAGAAAATATGCTGATTGATCGTCCCATTTCATTTCAAATTGCTGAGATAATAAGAGAAAAAGTGCTCCTGTTTACAAGAGAAGAAATACCACATTGTGTAGCTGTTATAGTAGATACTATGGAAAAGCGACAAAACAATCTGTTATATGTGGCGGCAACTATTTATGTGGAAAGAAACTCTCAAAAGGGAATAATAATAGGTAAAAATGGAAACATGCTCAAACAAATAGGTACTCTTTCAAGAATAGAGATAGAGTCAATCGTTGGCTCAAAAGTTTACCTTGATCTTCACGTTAAAGTGAAAAAGAACTGGAGAGACAAAGATTTCATAATATTAAATGAGATTGGAATGAAAGACGAGATCGAATAG
- a CDS encoding alanine/ornithine racemase family PLP-dependent enzyme, with translation MPRLYINLRLLEKNTKEVLSLCSKHNVELIGVTKVSLGDPQVAQCIRNAGVNIIGESRVENIKRMVKSGINRPFMMLRIPAISQLEEIVDLCDYILVSELKTVEAIEEICKNAGKSVNLIYMVDVGDLREGVWYKQAEEEICKAVKICKTSRIIGVGTNLGCYGGILPTNENMAKLVYIRDKIEQRTNTHLPIVSGGNTAALRLLEHSDLPEGVNQYRVGEAIMLGTDVTNNRKIDWLEQKTVVLEAEVIEMKTKPSVPEGQSGLDAFGRQPVFVDKGLRKRAILALGEQDTVPKHLKPLDKNAEVIHASSDHTIVDITEVQRQINVGDTMKFTLSYAALLRAMTCPHVEKIYRGE, from the coding sequence ATGCCAAGATTGTACATAAATCTGAGATTACTCGAGAAAAACACAAAAGAAGTTCTTTCGCTTTGTTCAAAACACAATGTGGAACTCATAGGCGTGACGAAAGTTAGTCTCGGAGATCCGCAAGTTGCCCAATGTATAAGAAACGCTGGTGTGAATATCATAGGCGAGTCAAGGGTGGAAAATATTAAAAGGATGGTCAAATCTGGCATTAACAGGCCTTTTATGATGCTAAGAATACCGGCTATCAGCCAACTTGAAGAAATTGTAGATCTGTGTGACTATATTCTCGTGTCTGAATTGAAAACTGTGGAAGCAATTGAGGAAATTTGCAAGAATGCCGGAAAGTCTGTCAACCTTATATACATGGTGGATGTTGGGGATCTGAGAGAAGGCGTGTGGTACAAGCAAGCAGAGGAAGAGATCTGTAAAGCCGTAAAGATTTGCAAAACTTCCAGAATAATAGGTGTTGGGACAAATTTAGGTTGTTATGGTGGCATACTTCCAACAAATGAAAATATGGCAAAGCTTGTTTACATAAGAGATAAAATAGAACAGAGAACGAACACGCATCTGCCAATTGTTTCCGGTGGTAATACAGCGGCGCTGAGGCTACTTGAGCATAGCGATTTACCTGAAGGTGTTAATCAATACAGAGTTGGCGAGGCTATAATGCTTGGTACAGATGTGACAAACAATCGAAAAATTGACTGGCTCGAACAAAAAACAGTAGTTTTGGAAGCTGAGGTAATTGAAATGAAAACCAAACCTTCTGTCCCGGAAGGACAATCAGGTCTGGATGCATTTGGTAGACAACCTGTTTTTGTAGACAAAGGACTAAGAAAAAGGGCAATACTTGCTCTCGGTGAACAGGACACAGTGCCAAAGCATCTAAAACCCTTAGATAAAAATGCAGAAGTAATACATGCCTCAAGTGATCACACTATAGTAGATATAACAGAAGTTCAAAGACAAATCAATGTTGGAGATACGATGAAATTCACACTGAGCTATGCAGCTTTGCTTAGAGCCATGACCTGCCCACACGTTGAAAAGATATACAGGGGGGAATAA
- the uxaC gene encoding glucuronate isomerase: MAFLDERYLLSSKTAFDLYESVKNLPIVDAHNHGDVKEIVENKGWNDIWEVEAATDHYVWELMRRRGVPEDKITGNATNYEKWIALAEVFPKFAGNPTYEWVHLDLKRRFGINETISRQTAETIWYRSKQILNEDKMKPQNILREMNVEIMCTTDDPTSDLVYHKLAREKIPSIRILPTWRPDKACKIDTKDWKNYVEKLSMSTNTDISNLDDFLNALEKTHGYFNDLGCVCSDHALLNPFLEPVDKHKASQIFDNSMKQSASHEDLMIFQSYMMYKFAEMNTKENWTMQLHIGSYRDYRKKLFDSLGPDSGGDISAGFVDIARGMKEFFNAFDGKVKIIIYCMDMTYLSVAATIARAFENIFLGAPWWFNDSPFGMRFQLQYIASVDLLSNFAGMVTDSRKLMSYGSRTEMFRRILCDVVGEMVDRGQIPFKEALELCNELCYFRPKELFFSRKR; this comes from the coding sequence ATGGCATTTCTCGATGAGAGATATCTGCTTTCGAGTAAAACAGCTTTCGATCTTTATGAATCTGTCAAAAATCTGCCAATAGTTGATGCTCACAATCATGGTGATGTAAAAGAGATTGTTGAAAACAAAGGATGGAATGACATATGGGAAGTCGAAGCGGCAACGGATCATTATGTCTGGGAATTGATGAGAAGAAGGGGAGTACCTGAAGACAAGATAACGGGAAACGCTACAAATTATGAAAAATGGATAGCCCTGGCAGAAGTTTTTCCAAAATTTGCTGGCAATCCGACATACGAATGGGTTCATTTAGATCTGAAAAGGCGATTTGGAATTAACGAAACAATATCCAGGCAAACTGCTGAAACAATATGGTACAGATCAAAACAAATATTAAATGAAGATAAAATGAAGCCACAAAACATATTGAGAGAAATGAATGTAGAAATAATGTGTACAACAGATGATCCTACTTCGGATCTGGTATACCACAAATTAGCCCGTGAAAAAATTCCCAGCATCAGAATTTTGCCAACCTGGAGGCCTGACAAAGCCTGCAAAATAGATACAAAAGATTGGAAAAATTATGTCGAAAAGCTTTCAATGTCAACAAATACGGATATATCCAATCTTGATGATTTTTTAAACGCTCTCGAAAAAACTCACGGATATTTCAATGATCTGGGATGCGTCTGTAGTGACCATGCTTTGCTCAATCCATTTTTGGAACCTGTCGATAAACACAAAGCAAGCCAGATATTTGACAATTCCATGAAACAAAGTGCATCACACGAAGATCTGATGATCTTTCAATCTTATATGATGTATAAATTTGCAGAAATGAACACAAAAGAAAACTGGACGATGCAACTCCATATAGGGTCGTACAGAGATTACAGGAAAAAACTCTTTGATTCACTTGGTCCTGACAGTGGTGGAGATATCTCGGCTGGCTTTGTAGATATTGCAAGAGGGATGAAAGAATTTTTCAATGCTTTCGATGGTAAAGTAAAAATCATTATATATTGTATGGATATGACATATTTATCAGTTGCTGCAACCATAGCGCGCGCTTTTGAGAATATTTTTTTAGGTGCGCCATGGTGGTTTAATGACAGCCCATTTGGAATGAGATTTCAACTGCAATACATCGCATCTGTGGATCTGCTGAGTAATTTTGCAGGAATGGTAACGGATTCGCGCAAACTTATGTCGTATGGTTCACGTACCGAAATGTTCAGGAGAATTTTGTGCGATGTCGTTGGTGAAATGGTAGATAGAGGACAGATTCCATTCAAAGAAGCCTTAGAGCTTTGCAATGAGCTTTGCTATTTTAGGCCTAAGGAACTGTTTTTCTCGAGAAAGAGGTGA